One window of the Acinetobacter equi genome contains the following:
- a CDS encoding peptidogalycan biosysnthesis protein encodes MTRFLNQLEPQSLVDAFLKHPPQDFELYLEKEIPAFTMQFNLLTTLDSKLKKKIENIYGYKRWKNFITFQTCFMGTTVTEYSPLCAQKDINEAIRLFKEIGKEQSLTIIKDLPLNSPLLSDLENKYSQNLIEYAKKQGFFVVEGQALAYVPINFINREDYLSKLSKSRRKNLKRKLKCLDYLRIEWVKTGTTKFQSVEFCKYLYSLYFSVYQQSEIHFDLLTINFFNEILLDAESGGCVALYWFGEELVGYNICYEYQDNLIDKYIGFNYELALKFNLYFVSWFVNLDYALERNLKYYIAGWTDPEVKAQLGAKFTFTTHLVWVRQPILRQVLKPIKHIFEADKKWFQLNT; translated from the coding sequence ATGACTAGATTTTTAAATCAATTAGAGCCTCAATCTTTGGTGGATGCATTTTTAAAGCATCCACCACAAGATTTTGAATTATATTTAGAAAAAGAAATTCCTGCATTTACAATGCAATTTAATTTATTAACAACGCTAGATAGTAAATTAAAGAAAAAAATTGAAAACATATATGGTTATAAAAGGTGGAAAAATTTTATCACCTTTCAAACATGTTTTATGGGGACGACTGTTACGGAATACAGTCCATTATGTGCACAAAAAGATATAAATGAAGCAATTCGACTCTTTAAAGAAATAGGTAAGGAGCAGTCATTAACAATTATTAAAGATTTACCCTTAAACTCACCATTGTTGTCTGATCTAGAAAATAAATATAGTCAGAATTTAATTGAGTATGCAAAAAAACAAGGTTTTTTTGTGGTTGAGGGGCAAGCATTAGCTTATGTACCTATTAATTTTATAAATAGAGAAGATTATTTATCTAAATTATCAAAAAGTCGAAGAAAAAATTTAAAACGAAAACTCAAGTGCTTAGATTATTTACGTATTGAGTGGGTGAAAACTGGCACAACAAAATTTCAAAGTGTTGAATTTTGTAAATACTTATATTCACTATATTTTTCTGTTTATCAACAAAGTGAAATTCATTTTGATTTATTAACAATTAATTTCTTTAATGAAATATTGCTAGATGCAGAAAGTGGTGGTTGTGTTGCATTATATTGGTTTGGTGAAGAGCTAGTAGGCTATAACATATGCTATGAATATCAAGATAATTTAATTGATAAATATATTGGTTTTAATTATGAGTTGGCTTTGAAGTTTAATTTATATTTTGTCAGCTGGTTTGTTAATTTAGATTACGCTTTAGAACGAAATTTAAAATACTACATTGCAGGTTGGACAGATCCTGAAGTAAAGGCTCAATTGGGGGCTAAATTTACATTTACAACACATCTAGTATGGGTTAGACAGCCTATTTTGAGGCAAGTACTAAAGCCGATCAAACATATATTTGAAGCAGATAAAAAGTGGTTTCAGTTGAATACTTAA
- a CDS encoding aspartate aminotransferase family protein, with protein MSINEKQLLEDEARYCSYGDTVHYVNPPKIFTNCQGSYVYDDAGIEYLDLQMWYSAVNFGYKNPRLDQALIEQIHTLPQIASQYLHPTKIQLSKVIAEDLLKKTGVKGRIHYNVGGSQAIEDSLKIVRNFCKGKSRMFAFEGGYHGRTLGASSITSSYRYRRRYGHFGDRAQFIPFPYPFRRPKGMTAEEYADKLIVEFARLFENEYHGVWDPKVRESEFSAFYIETIQGTGGYVIPPKNFYTGLKKVLDDHGILLVIDEIQMGFYRTGKLWSFEHFNITPDVLVFGKALTNGLNPLAGLWAKEEMINPEVFPVGSTHSTFASNPLGTAVGLEVMNMLAEKDYEKQIMESGAYFLEGLKDLQKRHPEIGDVDGLGLALRAEVCQADGFTPNKELLDKMVDIGLSGTLEYKGQKCGLVLDVGGYYKNVITFAPSLEISRAEIDQAMVLLDQLFIRAKKEI; from the coding sequence ATGTCGATTAATGAAAAACAGCTTTTAGAAGATGAGGCTAGATATTGTTCATATGGTGATACAGTTCATTATGTGAATCCACCAAAAATATTTACAAATTGTCAGGGTAGCTATGTTTATGATGATGCTGGAATAGAATATTTAGATTTACAGATGTGGTATTCCGCTGTCAATTTTGGATATAAAAATCCTCGTTTAGATCAAGCATTGATTGAGCAAATTCATACACTCCCTCAAATTGCTAGTCAGTATTTGCACCCAACTAAAATTCAATTAAGTAAAGTCATTGCAGAAGACTTATTGAAAAAAACAGGTGTAAAAGGACGTATTCATTATAACGTTGGTGGTTCGCAGGCAATTGAAGATTCATTAAAAATTGTTCGTAATTTTTGCAAAGGTAAAAGTCGGATGTTTGCCTTTGAGGGGGGATATCATGGACGAACATTAGGTGCTTCTTCAATTACCTCTAGTTATCGCTATCGTCGTCGTTATGGTCATTTTGGTGATCGTGCACAATTCATTCCTTTTCCATATCCATTTCGTCGTCCTAAAGGTATGACTGCTGAAGAATATGCAGATAAATTAATTGTTGAATTTGCACGTTTATTTGAAAATGAGTATCACGGTGTTTGGGATCCTAAAGTACGTGAAAGCGAATTTTCTGCATTTTATATTGAAACCATTCAGGGAACTGGTGGTTATGTTATTCCACCGAAAAATTTCTATACTGGATTAAAGAAAGTTCTAGATGATCACGGTATTTTATTAGTTATTGATGAAATTCAGATGGGATTTTACCGTACAGGCAAATTATGGTCATTTGAACATTTTAATATTACTCCTGATGTTCTTGTGTTCGGAAAAGCATTAACAAATGGTCTTAATCCACTTGCAGGTTTATGGGCTAAAGAGGAAATGATCAATCCTGAAGTTTTTCCAGTAGGTTCAACACACTCAACATTTGCTTCAAATCCTTTAGGTACGGCTGTGGGCTTAGAAGTTATGAACATGTTGGCTGAAAAAGATTATGAAAAGCAAATCATGGAAAGCGGAGCATATTTTCTTGAAGGCTTAAAAGATTTACAAAAGCGTCATCCTGAAATTGGAGATGTGGATGGTCTCGGTTTGGCTCTTCGTGCAGAGGTCTGTCAGGCGGATGGATTTACACCGAATAAAGAATTATTAGATAAAATGGTCGATATTGGTCTTTCTGGTACACTGGAATACAAAGGTCAAAAATGTGGTTTAGTATTAGATGTTGGTGGTTATTATAAAAATGTAATTACATTTGCACCTTCATTAGAAATTTCACGTGCTGAAATTGATCAAGCAATGGTTCTACTTGATCAGTTGTTTATACGTGCAAAAAAGGAAATTTAG
- a CDS encoding thiamine pyrophosphate-dependent enzyme has protein sequence MAELKKVSDILVDVLEQAGVKHCYGVVGDTLNFVTESIYQSSIEWVHMRHEEAGAFAAGAEAFVADRLTACAGSCGPGSLHFINGIFEAHRNNAPVILIASQLASENLGTGFPQEVDVVSIYKECSVFCQQVTDPKQARRVFTQAAQAAINKKGVAVIVLPVDVSKAVVPDSGAIKVWQAKPILRPNDDELKHIAALIEQGKKIGIYAGIGCQYAHDELVQLGELLKAPIAHTSRAKDFVEYQNPYNVGMTGMFGNKGAFEMIKHCDTLLLLGCGFAWSQFYPEQAKIIQIDHDATQLGLRHPIEYGAVGEIKETIKALLPLLKPRTDREFLEHHVRLYCHSIRKLDERADIENTGPIHPQYLIELIDNYAKNDAIFTADVGSAMVWMSRHIHVNGERRTLTSLKHGTMANAMPQALGLQKAFPERQVVSISGDGGLTMLLGDLLTAYQEKLPVKIFVLNNGALDFVELEQKGEGLINRYTDLHNGDLAMIAKGMGFYAETIEHGKDLDAAVKACLAHDGPALLSVKTSPNELIVPPIIERENVTSMALYSAKAILEGRYSDVIHLVKDNIKS, from the coding sequence ATGGCGGAGCTAAAAAAAGTATCAGATATTCTTGTTGATGTTTTAGAACAAGCTGGTGTAAAACACTGTTATGGTGTAGTTGGGGATACACTAAATTTTGTAACGGAATCCATTTATCAAAGTTCTATTGAATGGGTTCATATGAGACATGAAGAAGCAGGGGCATTTGCAGCAGGTGCAGAAGCTTTTGTTGCAGATCGTTTAACTGCATGTGCAGGTTCTTGTGGTCCAGGTAGTTTACATTTTATTAATGGAATATTTGAAGCACATCGAAATAATGCACCTGTCATTTTAATTGCGAGTCAATTAGCAAGTGAAAACTTGGGAACAGGATTTCCCCAAGAGGTTGATGTTGTATCTATTTATAAAGAATGTTCTGTATTTTGTCAGCAAGTCACAGATCCTAAACAAGCTCGTCGTGTGTTTACGCAAGCTGCACAAGCAGCAATAAATAAAAAAGGTGTTGCAGTTATTGTTCTACCTGTAGATGTGAGTAAAGCAGTTGTTCCTGATAGTGGCGCAATTAAAGTTTGGCAAGCTAAACCAATATTAAGACCAAATGATGATGAATTAAAACATATTGCAGCACTTATTGAACAAGGTAAAAAAATTGGTATTTATGCAGGTATTGGCTGCCAGTATGCACATGATGAGCTGGTACAGTTAGGTGAATTATTGAAGGCACCTATTGCTCATACATCTAGAGCAAAAGATTTTGTTGAATATCAAAATCCCTATAATGTTGGGATGACAGGTATGTTTGGAAATAAAGGTGCTTTTGAAATGATTAAGCACTGTGACACATTGTTATTGCTAGGATGTGGTTTCGCATGGTCACAGTTTTATCCTGAGCAAGCTAAAATTATTCAAATTGATCATGATGCAACACAATTAGGTTTGCGTCATCCAATTGAATATGGTGCAGTTGGAGAAATTAAAGAAACAATTAAAGCACTATTACCGTTACTTAAACCAAGAACTGATCGTGAATTTTTAGAACATCATGTTCGATTATATTGTCACTCTATTCGAAAATTAGACGAACGTGCGGATATTGAAAATACTGGGCCAATTCATCCACAGTATTTGATTGAATTAATTGATAATTATGCAAAAAATGATGCTATATTTACAGCTGATGTCGGTTCGGCAATGGTTTGGATGAGTCGTCATATTCATGTAAATGGTGAGCGTAGAACATTAACAAGCTTAAAACATGGAACCATGGCAAATGCAATGCCGCAAGCTTTAGGCTTACAAAAAGCTTTTCCTGAAAGACAAGTGGTTTCTATTTCAGGCGATGGTGGTCTTACCATGCTTTTAGGTGATTTATTAACGGCTTATCAAGAGAAATTGCCAGTTAAAATATTTGTTCTAAATAATGGCGCACTAGATTTTGTTGAGTTAGAACAAAAAGGGGAAGGTCTAATTAACCGTTATACAGATTTACATAATGGTGATTTAGCAATGATTGCAAAAGGTATGGGGTTTTATGCAGAAACAATTGAGCATGGAAAAGATCTAGATGCCGCTGTAAAAGCATGTTTAGCACACGATGGTCCTGCTTTATTAAGTGTAAAAACAAGCCCTAATGAGTTAATTGTTCCACCAATAATTGAAAGGGAAAATGTGACAAGTATGGCTCTGTATAGTGCAAAAGCAATCCTAGAAGGTCGTTATTCGGATGTTATACACTTGGTTAAAGATAATATTAAGTCATAA
- a CDS encoding YadA-like family protein: MKKARGLNTIFQLSALSFLLGYSTISIAGSVSVCTGNNTAIGETSGGTQTSSNCRGELGVGLYEDFTSVFTGENRAALGVGLNGTGDDPGKILIYAPNGTTISSSLNMSNSNINNVATGVADTDAVNVGQLNTVSQEKADAAVETANNYTNSQVEIAESNANAYTDTKAQETLDNAYAYADVLFQSSNSGAGYDQLSNSLNRLDRDLRELKSEMQEGLAMSAAMAGLFQPYSVGKFNATVAMGGYGSKGAVAVGSGYRFTENVAVKAGVATIANNGKASYNVGMNFEW; encoded by the coding sequence AGCAGGCTCTGTAAGTGTATGTACTGGTAATAATACAGCGATCGGGGAAACTTCAGGCGGAACACAAACTAGTTCAAACTGCCGAGGAGAATTAGGAGTTGGATTATATGAAGACTTTACATCAGTTTTTACTGGTGAAAATAGAGCTGCTTTAGGTGTTGGTTTAAATGGTACTGGAGATGATCCCGGTAAAATTTTAATTTATGCACCAAATGGTACAACAATTAGTTCATCACTTAATATGTCTAATTCAAATATCAATAATGTTGCAACTGGTGTTGCTGACACAGATGCTGTCAATGTAGGTCAATTAAATACTGTATCTCAAGAAAAAGCAGATGCTGCTGTAGAAACTGCAAATAATTATACTAATTCTCAAGTAGAAATTGCAGAAAGCAATGCTAATGCATATACAGATACGAAAGCACAAGAAACACTTGATAATGCATATGCTTATGCAGATGTCCTATTCCAAAGCAGTAATTCAGGTGCTGGATATGATCAATTAAGTAACAGTTTAAACCGTCTAGATCGTGACTTAAGAGAGCTTAAATCGGAAATGCAGGAAGGCCTAGCTATGTCTGCTGCTATGGCAGGTCTATTTCAACCATATAGTGTGGGTAAATTTAATGCAACAGTTGCAATGGGAGGCTACGGCAGTAAAGGTGCCGTTGCAGTTGGCTCAGGTTACAGATTTACAGAAAATGTAGCTGTCAAAGCTGGGGTAGCAACAATCGCAAATAATGGTAAAGCAAGTTATAACGTTGGTATGAACTTTGAATGGTAA
- a CDS encoding MipA/OmpV family protein produces the protein MKDIIKDKIVYLKINIFSFVLVSLIYSISYAKDNPSLSVGGMLDLNISPYQFVEKKYNFGFKPVVFYDDDTFYSEGDEVGVYLYQDDQNEFRINAYYDGLEFVPTDEYQNLNKRKWSILAGASYMRITSYGGFKLQIAKDILSRHNGMVLTTSYLAEIKSNLWTFYPEFGLKRNDQKYNEYYYGIYGGGENNVGNYNPESSVNPYMSLNGIYFVNNKWNIIFGFEFNYLTNQLFESPIVNKRLEYDFSLGALYSF, from the coding sequence GTGAAAGATATAATAAAAGATAAAATAGTATATTTGAAAATTAATATATTTTCTTTTGTCTTGGTATCATTAATTTATTCAATATCGTATGCAAAGGATAATCCAAGTTTATCAGTTGGAGGAATGCTTGATTTAAATATTTCTCCATATCAATTTGTTGAAAAAAAATATAATTTTGGTTTCAAGCCTGTTGTTTTTTATGATGATGATACATTTTATTCTGAAGGTGATGAGGTTGGTGTTTATTTGTACCAAGATGATCAAAATGAGTTCAGAATTAATGCATATTATGATGGATTAGAGTTTGTACCTACTGATGAATATCAAAATTTAAATAAAAGAAAGTGGTCAATTCTAGCAGGTGCAAGCTATATGAGAATTACATCTTATGGTGGATTTAAGCTTCAGATCGCAAAGGATATATTATCTAGACATAATGGAATGGTTTTAACAACATCATATTTAGCAGAAATTAAAAGTAATTTATGGACTTTTTATCCTGAGTTTGGCTTAAAGAGAAATGATCAAAAATATAATGAATACTATTATGGTATTTATGGGGGAGGTGAAAATAATGTTGGAAATTATAATCCAGAGTCTTCTGTTAATCCATATATGTCATTAAATGGTATTTATTTTGTTAATAATAAGTGGAATATTATTTTTGGTTTTGAGTTTAATTATTTAACAAATCAGTTGTTTGAAAGTCCTATTGTGAATAAAAGGTTGGAGTATGACTTTTCTTTAGGGGCTTTATATAGTTTTTAA